The window ACACTTTGTTTTTATTAAGTTTTAACTGCTTTGGCACAATATCAAAGTAATACACAAGACCAATTATCACCGCAGGCACAGCCCACATCACCATTAACCAATTAAACAAGAAGATATCACCAATCAAAATAGCTTCTAAGAACGGATTATACTGCGTATTCAAAGCTAAATGACACAAACCACTTGCCGCAGCCAGCGCACAGCCAGCGTACAAATATAAAGAGCGCGAACTGATTTTGAATCGCCACCAATAAACCACGGCTAGTATCAACCAGTTCATTGATAACACGCAAAGTTCTGCGAAGTTTAAGTTACTAAAATCAGGGTAATGACCAACTAAGAAATAACTGGTTTCGGTCGTTACAAATAACGCGATTAAATGCAGTAATGCGCCTTCATACCACTTTTTAAGTTCAGAATTGGAATGTAACCGATAAGCATAAAACACCATGGCAAACATCATGGGCAGTACCACTAAACTCCAGTGCACACCAAATACGAGCTCATTACTGTACTGCTGAGTCCAAGGAGCGAGCGTGATACGCATAAGCACTAGTGACAGAGCTATTTTACTCAGCCACAACGGCAACTCGACTTTAAAACGCTGTTGCCCATAAGCAATTAACACTAGTTGTGCACAAATAGCCAACGATAACGTACTAGCATTCAACCACATGGTAAATACTAACGCTAAAAAACTGTTCGCAGTAAGCCAAAACGTGATCGTTGCTAGCGCATGATGCGCTTTAGTTATTTGCCATAGCGCATAGCCTGCCATCACCATTAGGTATACCGTCCAAAGTGGGTATAAGGTTGTTTCAACTGTTTGCGGCGTTACTATGTACGACACGGCAAACACCAACAGCGGCGCAACGCCTAACAACAAACTAAAACTGGCACGCTTTATAAATAGTTTTTGCATTACCACGCTATACACAAAATACGCTACACCCACTAATTGCGCATATAAAAATACACTACTAAAAACTAGCATAGGGTCATCGAGCTGATGCGCGATAGGATAGCTTACTATCGCAAAACAACTGAAGATTAACGATACAAACGGCCAAGAATCAAATGCACTGTGCCTTAGTGGCAAATACATGCAAAGTGCACTTAATAACACACTTACAATCAACAAACTGCTACTAAAGCCGTGCAAACTATAAAACAGTACTAGCAGTAGTATGTTAAGCACTAAGGCTAATTGCTCTTTGCGTGGCATTAATAGTACTTTTATTGCTAGTGGCGTTACGTTTTTATTAGTTAAGCGCCAACCTAGCACACTGGATAATACATACAGGTAAAATGCAATTGCCATGGTCGCTACAATTATCCAAATATCGCTTTTATCTGCAATCGCAACACTAATCGTAAGCCATACAAAATGTCCGACAAAACTTTGCCACCACAGCCACTCTCGTTTGACTTTATTGGCAACCCAAATCGCCGCAATTGATACAAAGTTAACGTACATTAGTAAGGCAAACACATTGTTGCTGCCAGTATTAACCAAAGCTGGCACCGTATATGCGCCAATAATACCTATCACCGCAAGCAGTGGACCAAACCGTAATGCAAGCGCAGTAGCGATTAAAGAAATTGCTGCAAGTGCAGCAAAGGCAACAACAGGCGAGATAAAATGATAATAACTAAAGGTAGCAAGTACCAATGCAAACCCAGTAATAATGCCCCCGCTGGCAAGTGCAGCACTGGTGTTCGTAACATGATTGCTGGCACCGTGTTTGCGATACAAATATTCCGCCAATATCACTAATGCCAAAGCAAACACACCACCCAAAATTAGGCGTAACGTAATTGAAATAAGTCCTGATTCTATTGAGTACTTGGCGAGGAAAATACCACCGAGCGCTAAAATACCAGCACCAATCCAGAGCAAACCGTTGTTTGCTAAAAATTGCTCCAATCGCTGCGCTAAGCTTACAGTCTCTAAAGGCTTGGGCTTAGGTCTTGGTTTTTCGTTTGACGAGGTTTTTACCTGCTGTTGGTGAGTTGCCAGCGCTACGCTCACATTACCTGTGCTATCCACCTGTGGTGTTTGCGGTTGTGAATCATAGGCAGCGTGCGTGTCGTTTTCTGCGCTTTGTTCGACAACAGATTCTTGCGCTGACTCTTCAGATGTTACGCGTAGTGTATTCGTTTCGCTTAACTTTTTAACGAGCGATTTTAAATGTAATACCGCGAGCGTTAATTCCTTTATTTTTGCGTCGGCGCTGCGTAATTTAACAAAGCTGTACCAGGCAACGATTAACCCGCCCAACATAAACACAGCAAACACCAGCGCAAAAAGTCCTAATAGAGTTTCCATACTTTTTACGATAAATTAAAACAATCTTGCACTAATGTACCTTGAATGGCTGACGAAATGAATAACTATAAAAATAAAACCGTTTTAATAACAGGTGCTTCGAAAGGTGTAGGCGCTGAAACTGCAAAGCAATTTGCCAAACTTGGGGCTAACGTTGCATTGGTTGCTAGAAACAAAGCCCCCCTTGAAGCACTGGCAACTGAAATTAATCAATATGGTCATGCTGCGGTATTTCCCTGTGATATTGGCGAGATATCAAGCCTTGAAACCCTAGTAACGCAAGTGGTCGACACCTTTGGTGCAATCGATGTGCTCGTGAATAATGCAGGGCTACACCATCGCGGCGATTTTGAAAAACTAACGCCAGTTCAGGTTTCAAATATGGTGAATGTGAACTTAAATGCGCCGCTAACACTCACTCACCTATGTTTAGAACAGCTCAAACAATCAAATAATGGCGCGGTAATTATGATAGGGTCGTTAGCGGGACGCGCGCCATTGCAAGGTGCCGCGGTTTATTCAGCAACAAAAGCTGCACTAAGGGCATTTAGTTATGCGCTACACGATGAACTTAAGCCTCACCAGGTTAAAGTGGCGGTAGTGTCACCGGGTCCAATTGATACTGGTTTTATAATGGATGAGATTGATCACGTTGAAGACATTGTATATTCGCAGCCAATGAGCAGCGCATTAGAGGTTGCAAATGAGATTATCGCATTGTCGATAAACGACAGTGAAGAAAGCGCTATGCCATGGTTTAGCGGCAAGCTAACCACCCTCGCCTATCTATTTCCAAAATTGCGACGTGCCCTGCGCCCCTATCTTTATAAAAAGGGCGCAAAAGCGAAGTTAAAATATAAAAACCGACGCTAACTATCAAAAGGTGGATCGTCGCTGATTTGGTGTTTTATCGCTACTAACTCACAAAAGTGATCTGTTGCGATTTTTGCGAACTGCGGGTCAAACTTAATACCCGCATTTTGCTCAACATACTGACGAATTTGATCATCGCTCCACGGCGCTTTATAACTTCGTACACTGCCCAGAGCATCAATTACATCCGCAATTGCGACAATACGTGCTTCAAGTGGAATATCGTCACCTTTAAGCCCCTGCGGATAACCACTACCGTCATAATTTTCATGATGAAAACGCGCCATCGTTGCGCCTAGTTTTGCAATTGGCATACTTGATTTATCGAGCAGTTGGCCGCCCTTTTCAGCATGCGTTTTAATTAACTCAAACTCATCTTGCGTAAGCTCACCTTGCTTATGCAAAATGGCATCAGGAATGGTCGTTTTTCCAATATCGTGTAACGGCGCAGCAATGCGTATTGCATCACATAGCGAATCTGGTAACCCCGCTTTTATCGCAATAAACTCAGCCATTGCGGCAACGCGCTTAACATGACTGCCTGTTTCTTTGCTACGTGCTTCTATTGCATCACCCACAATATAAAGTAACTCTTTTTGTGTAGTTTGTGTTTGATGTTGGCGTACTAAACTTTCAAGCATCAACGCAATATTATTTATAAATAGTTCCGCGATGCTGGCTTTAAAGTCACTGGGTTGATGATCAAATTCAATATACAGCACTGCTTTCGAATCGCTAGATGTGCTGATACATGCCACATAATAGTCGTCTGAAAAGTGACTGTGGCTACTGCTCAGCGCTTCTTCCACAATAGCATTAACGTTTTTAGGGAATGGTTGATTAGCTTTTTTAAGTTCGTTAAAGCGACCAGAACTTGCGAGCAGTATTTTATGAGATTGATTAAAGATATCATTTTCATGGCGCATTATGTAAATTGCCGAACTTTCCACTTCCATTAACGATAGAAAGTTATCAAGGGCCGCACATGCAAAATCGTTTATATTCTGAATTTTAAGTAAGTCACCAGACACTTCTATTAAATTGCGAAATGACTTCAGGGATTTTTCAACTGTGTTTAAGTCGCGAAATCCGCGTAGCGCCCCATACGTGCAGCTTACCAACTTAGTCGCTGTTAACTCGGTTTTTGTTCGATAATCATTTATATCGTACTTTTCAATCACTTCTTGCTCGGGTGCATAACCCGCTTGCCCTGTACGAATTAATAACCTTACTAAGTGATTGTTAAGTGTATTTCTGATCCAGTTAACCAGCTCCAATCCTGCATGGGTAGACTCCATCACGACATCAATAAATACACATGCCCAATTAGTATCGGACATCAATAGTGTTTTAGCTTGCTCAGATGAAAACGCACTTGTGCAACTAATTGTACGCCCCAATATTTCTTTGCCTTCAAGCACTAATTTGGTTACATCATGAATATTTTTATCATCATCCACGATCAAAATATGCCATTTAAGTGTTTTAGACTTTTGTGTTTTCTCTGGCTGCTCGCCCTGACTAAACAGGTAATTATCCATAAGGTAATGTAATTTATTTGACTAAACTGTTGCATGACTACCGCTGATTATTTAAGTTGAACCAGCCCGATAAATACGCAGTACGACAACGTTAAAACGTTAAGGTGAAAGTGTAATTTTAATCTAATCCCACACTTTAAAAAAGGTTATTCACATTTAATCACATATGAATGATTCATATTTGCCTACACCGTTATAAAGTGAAATTACAGAGACAATAAGTGACATACGGCATTACGCATGAACTTTATCTAAGCAATTGATAATAAATAATTTTTATAAAACACCAAATCCATACTAAAACCCTCATTATTGAAATAACGCTTAAATAAGTTCGATTAAAAGCGTATTCATTTTAGGGCGACACGTTACGTTTGTAAGAATTTGGAAAAGCGTTAAAACATGCACATCAAATTATTAACGCACTGTTTTAATACTATTTATTATTTCAACATTTTGCTAACGTGATGACAGTTTTAAGAAAAAGGTATTTCACAATGAAACAATTATTGATCCTTATTTGTTTTATCGCATTCAGTGCCGTAGCTAACGACAAAGCCTATGAACAAAGTGCAAATAACTGGCTTGAACTGATTGATAGTGGCGATTATCAGGCTTCGTGGCAAGACACCAGTGATCGCTTTAAAAATCAAGTCAGTGAAGCACAGTGGCAACTTGCCCTAGAGCAAGTACGCACCCCATTAGGTAAAGTCGTAAAGCGAAGCCCGCTTGATAGTACTCGTCACACTAGCCTGCCAGGTATGCCAGATGGCACATACCAAGTAATGCAATTTAGCACACAGTATGAAAATAAGCGCGAAAGTATCGAAACCTTGTCTATGACATTGATTGATGGAAAATGGCAAGCAATCGGTTATTTTATTAAATAAGTCACTAACAGACTGCATTTCCTCGTCACTCTTAGCTAACACATTCAATGGATAGCAAACTATGTTGCTATCCAACTTTAAAAAAGTTCACTTCATCCACCATGCGCTTGGTTTCTTCATTTAGCGCGGCTGCAGAGCTGGCAATCTGTTCTACCATTGCGGCATTTTGTTGCGTACTTTCTTCAATATTTGTAACAGCAAATTTTATTTCATTAAAGCTTGCTGTTTGTCGTTTATTTGCTTCGGCAATTTCTTCCATTTTCTCGTTAGCATTAGTAATCGAGTGTGCGATACCGACAAGTGCTTCACTTGATTGATCAACATGCAAGTTACCATGTGATACCTGCTCAACACTCGATGTAATCAACGATTTTATTTCGTTCGCGGATTGTGCGCTACGTTGTGCAAGGCTTCTTACTTCGCTTGCCACCACACTAAAACCGCGACCGTGCTCCCCCGCTCGTGCAGCTTCTACCGCCGCGTTCAGTGCAAGCAAATTAGTTTGGAACGCAATTTCATCGATAACTCCAATAATATTTTTAATACGGTCGCTCGACGCACTCACTTGTTGCATCGTTTCTTTTGCCTCAAGCGCAATAACCTGCCCGTTTTGCGCACTAGTTTGCATCGTTAGCATTAGTTGCTCGGTATCCAGTAAGTTAGATTGCGCGACTTTTGCTGATTCATGCACTCGCTGCACGCTCACACTCGTTTGTTCTACCGCGCTTGCCTGGGATTCAGTTCGGCGTCTCAAATCTTCATTTGCATGCGCAATTTCATGCACACTATTCGACACAGACTGCGCTAGGTTTAGTAAATTTGATAACAGCGAGTTCAACTTACCAACTGAGGTGTTTGCGTTATCTTTCAAACGTTTAAATTGACCATCATAGTGAGTCGTAACACTGGCTCTTAGATCTCCCGCAACCAAGCTTTCAAATAGGTGGTCTAAATCGTTGAGTACTCGGCTAACAACAACAATAATCTCATTTACACCATCACTTAGTTGTAAAAAGCAACCTTGTTTATTGGCGCTATCAATGCGTTTATCTAAGTTGCCTAACTGTAACGCGCTGATAACATCTTGAACTTCGACCTCTATAACTTGGCTTAGCTGTTCAAGTGATTTATTTATATTCATTTTTAGGGTGTTGAATTCACCGCTATAGTTGCCATTTACATGTATGCTTAGATTGCCGTTCGCCAGCGCATTAGCAACCGAGTTGAGCTCACTGATAACATTTTGATTAAGCGCTACTAAGTTATTTAACGAATTACTTAGCGACAAGAAAAAACCTGATTTGTCTTCAGTATTTATACGTTTCGTCAATTCGCCCGATAAACAACTTTGCACTATTTCTGTAATTTCATTCTCGATGATGTGATTAAGCGTAGAAATGGTTTTATTAGCGTTAAGTTGTAAGCGTGCGTACGCACCTTCATATTCCCCGTCTATTGTTACTGCCAAGTAACCTTGTGCTAAATTGTCAAAAACTTTGTCGACTTCATCTATCACATTGCGGTTAATCTGTTGTAATTTGTTAATGCTTTGCGTAAGGGTTAAAAAGCCGCCTTGTTTATTTTTCTCATTAATAGATACATCTAACTCGCCTGACGTCGCACAATCCACCAGCTGTTGAATATCTTTTTCAATAATTTGCTGTAACGTATCGCGACAATCGATAGCCGAATCCAGTAAAACCGCAAATTCCCCTTGTAGTTGGTTAGTATACTGATTGCTTAAATTGCCACACGCTAAATCATTAACAACGGTTGATATTGCACTAAATGAGCGATTACAGGTTTGAACCGTGCTGTTTACATCATCTTTTAGTTGCCCAAGCTGTCCTTGTAAATTCCTACTAATGGTATTTGAAAAGTCACCCTTTTTTACCGCCGACATCACCTTTCGTATTTCCCCAACGCCTATGCCTACCTGATTGCCTGCTGTTTCAATTTGCGATACTACCTTTGCCAAGTCACCATTGTACTTTCCGCTGTAGTTAATTTGGTTGTATTGGCCATTCGCTAACGCATTACTCATATTGCCTATTTCACTAAACGCATTGCCTAAGTTTTCAAGTAATGCGTTGATACTTTTAGCGGTTTGACCTATTTCATCGTGTTGATTAACTGCAATTCGTAAACTGTAATCGTTGTCTCGTTGTATTTGCTGAATCGTTAGTTGAATGATGTTCAACGCCTTTTTAAATGAATGCGCAATTACAAAACCAATAATTAAACTGACCAGTAAAAATGCAAGCGCTGTATATAACGCATTTTGTAATGCCTGCTCTGTGCTATTTAAATTTTGTTTTGCAGTATTAGTTATTTCAGTTGCCAAGGCCTTAATAAGCCCATTAACCAATTTTATTTCGTCCGTTGCACTGGCAAACCAGGTTTTTGCATCAACATGTGGCAAGATAACGGCGGTAGCGAGTCGCTTACTAATGGCGCTTTTTTGATTACCTGTAATGTCTCGATCAGCGCTTAATCGGCTCACATCATTTAGAAGCGCCGAAAATACATGCGCGGGTAAATACGGCTTCATATTCAATACAATCGCACTCACCTCATCAATTGACTGCGTACTCAAAGCGTCTTGACTGAGTAACAGCAGTAATGATTTTTTATCGTTCCTAAGTTCAACGTTATTAGTAAATGTAGCGGTCATTGCCTTTACGTTTACCACTTGTGGGTCAGTTTTTAGCGCCTCAAAACGCTTCAAATAATCGTTATTGGCATAATGGGTAAACTGCTTTTCACGCTTTCGTATTTCGGCTAAAAAGCGATTTACGGCTTCTGCACGCTGTGGCGTGTAATCACCTTTTGCAAATACCCCGTTTAAGGCGCCGCGCACTTGACCCAAATGCTCTTTTAACCAAATTAACTGAATTGACGATTTAAATTTAGCTGACAACTCTGGCTCAGTAATATAAACCGATAGCTTTTCAGTCAAGGTAATGGCATCTGCGTTAATTGCAGAATAAAAGTGAAAAAAGCCAGAGTCAGGTACTAGTGCATCCACTTTTTCTCTTATGTTCATGCGTTCAGAAAGCGTCTTTTGTAATTGCTGTATAACGTCGAGTGAATGTTTGTTCAGTGAAAGTGACTGTATCTTATCGATTTTCAATAAGAGTGCGTCAGCTGCGCTATCGGCATTTTTACGTTGCAATTGCAATGCTTGTTTACCTTGAGTGCCACCAGAACCTAAGTACCCGGCACTCAACCCGCGCTCTACCGCAAAGTTATGTGCTAAATTATTAAGTAATTGTGTTAACTCAATAACCTCGTTTATATGAGTTTGAGCTGTCACTTGTACTTCGCTGTTTTTATTTAATTGGTAAATTAAAAATCCACTAAGCACACTGGGAATAAGCAAAATAAGAAGGAGCTTAAGAACAATCGGTAGGTTTTTTAGCATTGTGTGCATCCCTAAGTTTGGCAAGCAAAGCAGTTAAATGATACGACTCCTCTTTCACAATAGTTTAATTTCAGCAAAACAATATTTATTTATACAAATTAGGGTCTGTTGACCTTTCAAGTTCGTTTTTGCAGCTGTTTGATTGGCTTTTATACAAGGCAGAGGCTGCGTGGCATAGTTATTCTATGTGAGTTAGCCGATAACACAGTAGAAAAGCCAATCAAGCGCTGCCTAAGGGTTCTATTGAACCTACATTTCTCATTTTTACTTAAATGGATTTAGGTAAGGGGCGAAGGCACGACGCGGAAGGTTTGCTCGGTATTCACTTAGATTACTGAGCCACACATCTAGCGCCGCGATAAAAGCACGCTCTAAAAGAACAAAAATAGGACAGCAAAGTTCAACAGACCCTAATTATCTACTCGTAACGGATTACCAAGGCAAACAAAAAAGCGCGTAAAACGCGCTTTTAGATAAATTACTGTCGTAATTAACGACCATTAAATTTAGAAACAACCATGTGCACCGTTAATTTTTTTTACGGCGACGATTACTGCGTTGACCTAAAATACGCTTTTTATCTCGCTGTTTGCGAGATTTTGTTGTGTTTTTTCTATCGTCTTTTGGCTCTCGGGTTAAATCCGGCTCAAATCCCGTTAACCATTGTGGGGTTAAACGTTCATCCAGTAATACTTCAATTTCTTCCAACAACCAATTTTCGTCTAGGCTCACCAGTGAAATTGCAGTTCCTGCTTTACCTGCACGCCCAGTTCTCCCAATGCGGTGTACGTAATCCTCAGCGATATACGGCAACTCAGCATTAATCACATAATCCAAACTCGGAATATCGATGCCACGCGCCGCAACGTCGGTTGCCACTAAAACACGTAACTCGCCGGCTCGAAACTGCTCTAGCGCTTTATTTCGTGCGCCTTGAGATTTGTCGCCATGAATAGCCGTGGTTGGTAAACCGTCTTTATTGAGTTCTTTCGCAAGTTCATCGGCATAATTTTTGGTACGCGTAAACACCAACACTTGATGCCAGTTGTTTTTTCCTATGGTGTAAGCGATTAACTCGCGCTTTCGTTCTTCGTCTACCGCATAAAATAATTGCTCAACTTTGGTCGCTGCGGTGTTAGGAGCATCTACCCCTACACGTTTTGGCTCATTTAGCCATTGCGATACATTATTGAGTACTTGCTCATCAACCGTTGCCGAGAATAGCAAGGTTTGTCGTGTTAGTGGCACATGACGCATTATGCGCTTAATTTCACCCATAAACCCCATATCCAGCATACGATCTGCTTCATCGAACACTAAATACGCTAAATCTGACAACGAAAGTGTGCCTTTAATCAAATGATCGAGTAAACGGCCGGGCGTTGCTACAACAATTTGCGCGCCTTGTTTAAGTTGTTTTTCTTGTGGTCCAATATTTGCGCCACCGTACAAACACGCAACGTTCAATCCGCAGTTTTCACTGTACTGAGTACTCGCCTTTGCAACTTGTTGCGCAAGCTCTCGTGTTGGCACTAAGATTAAGGCACTTACCGTATTCGATATCGGCTGACGTGATAACAGCTTATCGATAATGGGTAACATAAACGCTGCCGTTTTACCGGTTCCTGTTTGCGCGTGCGCAATGATATCGTGGCCGGCCATAATCTCTGGAATAGCCAATGATTGAATAGGCGTGGCCGTATGGTAATCCAATCGCGTTAAGGTCTCGGACAAGTGAGAATTTAGGTTAAATGCTGAAAATGACATGAGGTTACAAGTGAAAAGCACATGCGAAAAATTATACCATTAATCGTTGTGAAAAAAGCTAACTCACTGGCCTATTTGCCTAAAATCTAACAAAAAAACTAACATACACATATCACCTGAAATTTAAGCCACTGATTTTCAATAACTTTCGTTTTGGCTTAATTGTTGCCATAGTTAATAAAAACACCAAACGAGAATTCCTATGATAAAAAATAAATTTCTATGGTGCGTTACTGTGTTAGTAGCATTGTTACAAGCTGCTGTTTTGTGCTGGCATTACTTTAATC of the Pseudoalteromonas spongiae UST010723-006 genome contains:
- a CDS encoding DUF2339 domain-containing protein, with product METLLGLFALVFAVFMLGGLIVAWYSFVKLRSADAKIKELTLAVLHLKSLVKKLSETNTLRVTSEESAQESVVEQSAENDTHAAYDSQPQTPQVDSTGNVSVALATHQQQVKTSSNEKPRPKPKPLETVSLAQRLEQFLANNGLLWIGAGILALGGIFLAKYSIESGLISITLRLILGGVFALALVILAEYLYRKHGASNHVTNTSAALASGGIITGFALVLATFSYYHFISPVVAFAALAAISLIATALALRFGPLLAVIGIIGAYTVPALVNTGSNNVFALLMYVNFVSIAAIWVANKVKREWLWWQSFVGHFVWLTISVAIADKSDIWIIVATMAIAFYLYVLSSVLGWRLTNKNVTPLAIKVLLMPRKEQLALVLNILLLVLFYSLHGFSSSLLIVSVLLSALCMYLPLRHSAFDSWPFVSLIFSCFAIVSYPIAHQLDDPMLVFSSVFLYAQLVGVAYFVYSVVMQKLFIKRASFSLLLGVAPLLVFAVSYIVTPQTVETTLYPLWTVYLMVMAGYALWQITKAHHALATITFWLTANSFLALVFTMWLNASTLSLAICAQLVLIAYGQQRFKVELPLWLSKIALSLVLMRITLAPWTQQYSNELVFGVHWSLVVLPMMFAMVFYAYRLHSNSELKKWYEGALLHLIALFVTTETSYFLVGHYPDFSNLNFAELCVLSMNWLILAVVYWWRFKISSRSLYLYAGCALAAASGLCHLALNTQYNPFLEAILIGDIFLFNWLMVMWAVPAVIIGLVYYFDIVPKQLKLNKNKVLLPIASGFSFLFINGVVRSYFQTDHIHLSLPTSQAEIYSYSVVWLIIAAGFILFGQRIARSVVYQAGFAILLVVILKAFLFDMAHLDGLYRAISFIGLGLSLVALGWLFTRFKLVSEEAPQ
- a CDS encoding DEAD/DEAH box helicase → MSFSAFNLNSHLSETLTRLDYHTATPIQSLAIPEIMAGHDIIAHAQTGTGKTAAFMLPIIDKLLSRQPISNTVSALILVPTRELAQQVAKASTQYSENCGLNVACLYGGANIGPQEKQLKQGAQIVVATPGRLLDHLIKGTLSLSDLAYLVFDEADRMLDMGFMGEIKRIMRHVPLTRQTLLFSATVDEQVLNNVSQWLNEPKRVGVDAPNTAATKVEQLFYAVDEERKRELIAYTIGKNNWHQVLVFTRTKNYADELAKELNKDGLPTTAIHGDKSQGARNKALEQFRAGELRVLVATDVAARGIDIPSLDYVINAELPYIAEDYVHRIGRTGRAGKAGTAISLVSLDENWLLEEIEVLLDERLTPQWLTGFEPDLTREPKDDRKNTTKSRKQRDKKRILGQRSNRRRKKN
- a CDS encoding SDR family NAD(P)-dependent oxidoreductase — its product is MNNYKNKTVLITGASKGVGAETAKQFAKLGANVALVARNKAPLEALATEINQYGHAAVFPCDIGEISSLETLVTQVVDTFGAIDVLVNNAGLHHRGDFEKLTPVQVSNMVNVNLNAPLTLTHLCLEQLKQSNNGAVIMIGSLAGRAPLQGAAVYSATKAALRAFSYALHDELKPHQVKVAVVSPGPIDTGFIMDEIDHVEDIVYSQPMSSALEVANEIIALSINDSEESAMPWFSGKLTTLAYLFPKLRRALRPYLYKKGAKAKLKYKNRR
- a CDS encoding HD domain-containing response regulator, producing the protein MDNYLFSQGEQPEKTQKSKTLKWHILIVDDDKNIHDVTKLVLEGKEILGRTISCTSAFSSEQAKTLLMSDTNWACVFIDVVMESTHAGLELVNWIRNTLNNHLVRLLIRTGQAGYAPEQEVIEKYDINDYRTKTELTATKLVSCTYGALRGFRDLNTVEKSLKSFRNLIEVSGDLLKIQNINDFACAALDNFLSLMEVESSAIYIMRHENDIFNQSHKILLASSGRFNELKKANQPFPKNVNAIVEEALSSSHSHFSDDYYVACISTSSDSKAVLYIEFDHQPSDFKASIAELFINNIALMLESLVRQHQTQTTQKELLYIVGDAIEARSKETGSHVKRVAAMAEFIAIKAGLPDSLCDAIRIAAPLHDIGKTTIPDAILHKQGELTQDEFELIKTHAEKGGQLLDKSSMPIAKLGATMARFHHENYDGSGYPQGLKGDDIPLEARIVAIADVIDALGSVRSYKAPWSDDQIRQYVEQNAGIKFDPQFAKIATDHFCELVAIKHQISDDPPFDS
- a CDS encoding DUF4019 domain-containing protein, giving the protein MKQLLILICFIAFSAVANDKAYEQSANNWLELIDSGDYQASWQDTSDRFKNQVSEAQWQLALEQVRTPLGKVVKRSPLDSTRHTSLPGMPDGTYQVMQFSTQYENKRESIETLSMTLIDGKWQAIGYFIK
- a CDS encoding methyl-accepting chemotaxis protein, translated to MLKNLPIVLKLLLILLIPSVLSGFLIYQLNKNSEVQVTAQTHINEVIELTQLLNNLAHNFAVERGLSAGYLGSGGTQGKQALQLQRKNADSAADALLLKIDKIQSLSLNKHSLDVIQQLQKTLSERMNIREKVDALVPDSGFFHFYSAINADAITLTEKLSVYITEPELSAKFKSSIQLIWLKEHLGQVRGALNGVFAKGDYTPQRAEAVNRFLAEIRKREKQFTHYANNDYLKRFEALKTDPQVVNVKAMTATFTNNVELRNDKKSLLLLLSQDALSTQSIDEVSAIVLNMKPYLPAHVFSALLNDVSRLSADRDITGNQKSAISKRLATAVILPHVDAKTWFASATDEIKLVNGLIKALATEITNTAKQNLNSTEQALQNALYTALAFLLVSLIIGFVIAHSFKKALNIIQLTIQQIQRDNDYSLRIAVNQHDEIGQTAKSINALLENLGNAFSEIGNMSNALANGQYNQINYSGKYNGDLAKVVSQIETAGNQVGIGVGEIRKVMSAVKKGDFSNTISRNLQGQLGQLKDDVNSTVQTCNRSFSAISTVVNDLACGNLSNQYTNQLQGEFAVLLDSAIDCRDTLQQIIEKDIQQLVDCATSGELDVSINEKNKQGGFLTLTQSINKLQQINRNVIDEVDKVFDNLAQGYLAVTIDGEYEGAYARLQLNANKTISTLNHIIENEITEIVQSCLSGELTKRINTEDKSGFFLSLSNSLNNLVALNQNVISELNSVANALANGNLSIHVNGNYSGEFNTLKMNINKSLEQLSQVIEVEVQDVISALQLGNLDKRIDSANKQGCFLQLSDGVNEIIVVVSRVLNDLDHLFESLVAGDLRASVTTHYDGQFKRLKDNANTSVGKLNSLLSNLLNLAQSVSNSVHEIAHANEDLRRRTESQASAVEQTSVSVQRVHESAKVAQSNLLDTEQLMLTMQTSAQNGQVIALEAKETMQQVSASSDRIKNIIGVIDEIAFQTNLLALNAAVEAARAGEHGRGFSVVASEVRSLAQRSAQSANEIKSLITSSVEQVSHGNLHVDQSSEALVGIAHSITNANEKMEEIAEANKRQTASFNEIKFAVTNIEESTQQNAAMVEQIASSAAALNEETKRMVDEVNFFKVG